One Amycolatopsis thermophila DNA segment encodes these proteins:
- a CDS encoding MFS transporter, translating to MPDNRSTVLLTQCAGMFLVQLDVTVVNVALPTIGARFQAGVPALQWIVDGYTVVLAALLLSGGALGDAIGHRRVVLAGLGVFGLASAGCALAPGTTVLVVFRVAQGIGAALLLPGTLAVITRTFPGRREQARALGIWAGVSALALAAGPLLGGLLVTAVGWRSLFWINVPLTALAAAGTLLVPADPPGGRRIDVRGTVTGAIALASLVYAVIQSNIPAAVLGVIAAVAFVAAERTSPAPMLPLTLLRSRTFAAANVVAGAMNFVGLGTILLATLYLQGVHHAGPLTAGLAMLPGFLPLSLLAPVTGRLTARFGPRPVMIAGLVTGAAGLLGLLRVTPVSGLGTFLIAFFFLGVGLGLLTAAVVAAAVGGVPAGQAGVASGVNNTARQACGALGIATFGALAGSPAQPASFVHGLHTAGVLGAALYGAAAVLTAVAVRRPSGNAVAGGR from the coding sequence ATGCCCGACAACCGCAGCACCGTCCTGCTCACCCAGTGCGCCGGCATGTTCCTGGTCCAGCTCGACGTCACCGTGGTCAACGTGGCGCTGCCGACCATCGGTGCCCGCTTCCAGGCCGGCGTCCCCGCGCTGCAGTGGATCGTCGACGGCTACACGGTCGTGCTCGCCGCCCTGCTGCTGTCCGGCGGGGCGCTCGGTGACGCGATCGGCCACCGGCGGGTCGTGCTCGCCGGGCTGGGCGTCTTCGGCCTGGCCTCCGCCGGGTGCGCGCTGGCGCCGGGCACCACCGTCCTCGTCGTTTTCCGCGTGGCGCAGGGGATCGGCGCCGCCCTGCTGCTGCCCGGCACCCTGGCGGTGATCACCCGCACCTTCCCCGGCCGCCGCGAGCAGGCCCGCGCGCTCGGCATCTGGGCCGGGGTCTCCGCGCTGGCACTGGCGGCCGGCCCGCTGCTGGGCGGTCTGCTGGTGACCGCGGTGGGGTGGCGATCGCTGTTCTGGATCAACGTGCCGCTGACCGCGCTCGCCGCCGCCGGCACCCTGCTGGTGCCGGCGGATCCGCCCGGCGGCAGGCGGATCGACGTCCGCGGCACCGTGACGGGCGCGATCGCACTGGCGTCGCTGGTCTACGCCGTCATCCAGTCGAACATCCCGGCCGCCGTCCTCGGTGTGATCGCCGCCGTGGCGTTCGTGGCCGCCGAACGCACCAGCCCGGCGCCGATGCTGCCGCTGACCCTGTTGCGGTCCCGCACCTTCGCCGCGGCCAACGTCGTCGCCGGCGCGATGAACTTCGTCGGCCTCGGCACGATCCTGCTCGCCACCCTCTACCTGCAGGGCGTCCACCACGCCGGCCCGCTGACGGCCGGGCTGGCGATGCTGCCGGGGTTCCTGCCGTTGTCGCTGCTGGCCCCGGTCACGGGGCGGCTCACCGCGCGCTTCGGGCCGCGCCCGGTCATGATCGCCGGCCTGGTCACCGGCGCGGCCGGCCTGCTCGGCCTGCTCCGGGTCACCCCGGTCAGCGGCCTCGGCACGTTCCTGATCGCGTTCTTCTTCCTCGGCGTGGGGCTGGGCCTGCTGACGGCGGCGGTCGTGGCCGCGGCGGTCGGCGGGGTGCCGGCCGGGCAGGCGGGTGTGGCCAGCGGCGTGAACAACACGGCGCGGCAGGCGTGCGGCGCGCTCGGGATCGCGACCTTCGGTGCCCTCGCGGGCAGCCCGGCGCAGCCCGCGTCGTTCGTGCACGGGCTGCACACGGCCGGTGTCCTCGGTGCCGCGCTGTACGGGGCCGCGGCCGTGCTGACCGCTGTCGCCGTGCGCCGACCCTCCGGGAACGCGGTTGCGGGAGGCCGCTAA
- a CDS encoding ArsR/SmtB family transcription factor, giving the protein MTGGDVDIARTAALFADPARVRVLTALGDGRALAASVLAAEAGLSAQGVSAHLAKLREAGLVEAERSGRHRFYRLAGGAAEILETLARFSPAQPVTSLRAGTRAQALRFARTCYDHLAGRLGVEVTAALVERGALVTTDGVPGTGRRPGDQLSKPMAEHPYAVGPAAPEVLGALGLSVDAVDAGRGRRPMLKFCLDWSEQRHHLAGALGAALAARFLDQGWLTRRRPGHRALRLTDHGADALADLLGVRLAA; this is encoded by the coding sequence ATGACCGGTGGGGATGTCGACATCGCGCGCACCGCGGCGCTCTTCGCGGATCCGGCGCGGGTGCGGGTGCTGACGGCGCTCGGCGACGGGCGGGCGCTGGCGGCGTCGGTGCTCGCGGCGGAGGCCGGGCTGTCGGCGCAGGGCGTCAGCGCGCACCTGGCCAAGCTGCGGGAGGCGGGCCTGGTCGAGGCGGAACGGTCCGGGCGGCACCGGTTCTACCGGCTCGCCGGTGGCGCGGCGGAGATCCTCGAGACGCTGGCGCGGTTCTCGCCCGCGCAGCCGGTGACGTCGCTGCGGGCGGGAACGCGGGCGCAGGCACTGCGCTTCGCCCGGACCTGTTACGACCACCTGGCGGGACGGCTCGGCGTCGAGGTCACCGCGGCGCTCGTGGAGCGCGGGGCGCTGGTCACCACGGACGGCGTGCCCGGCACCGGGCGGCGGCCGGGTGACCAGCTGTCCAAACCGATGGCCGAGCACCCGTACGCGGTGGGCCCGGCCGCGCCGGAGGTGCTGGGGGCCCTCGGGCTGTCCGTGGACGCGGTCGACGCGGGCCGCGGGCGGCGGCCGATGCTGAAGTTCTGCCTGGACTGGTCCGAACAACGGCACCACCTGGCCGGCGCCCTCGGCGCGGCGCTCGCCGCACGGTTCCTCGACCAGGGGTGGCTCACGCGCCGCCGCCCCGGACACCGGGCGCTCCGCCTGACCGACCACGGCGCCGACGCCCTGGCCGACCTGCTCGGGGTGCGGCTCGCCGCCTGA
- the wag31 gene encoding DivIVA-like cell division protein Wag31 — protein MSLTPADVHNVAFSKPPIGKRGYNEDEVDAFLDLVETELARLIEDNNELRQQVEQLDAELEGTRADLEAARAGAGPQERRLAPVPPPSAAEQTQAHPMSDGGEPNVQAAKVLGLAQEMADRLTAEAKTESDGMLAEARAKSEQVLSDARTKADSMVNEARTRAENMLNDARTRTETLERQARDKATTMEREAQRKYTETMNTLNSEKTALGKKIEELRTIEREYRTRLRGFLESQLRELDDRGSAAPASASSNSGQATSGSGSGQGYSFGPRAEAG, from the coding sequence ACGAGGACGAGGTGGACGCGTTCCTCGACCTGGTGGAGACCGAGCTCGCGCGGCTCATCGAGGACAACAACGAGCTGCGCCAGCAGGTCGAGCAACTCGACGCCGAGCTGGAGGGCACCCGCGCCGACCTCGAGGCCGCCCGTGCCGGGGCCGGCCCGCAGGAGCGCCGCCTGGCGCCTGTGCCGCCGCCCTCGGCTGCCGAGCAGACCCAGGCCCACCCGATGTCGGACGGCGGCGAGCCGAACGTGCAGGCGGCGAAGGTCCTCGGCCTGGCGCAGGAGATGGCCGACCGGCTGACGGCGGAGGCCAAGACCGAGTCCGACGGCATGCTGGCCGAGGCCCGCGCCAAGTCCGAGCAGGTGCTCTCCGACGCCCGCACCAAGGCCGACTCGATGGTCAACGAGGCGCGCACCCGCGCGGAGAACATGCTCAACGACGCCCGCACCCGCACCGAGACGCTCGAGCGTCAGGCGCGCGACAAGGCGACGACCATGGAGCGCGAGGCGCAGCGCAAGTACACCGAGACGATGAACACGCTGAACAGCGAGAAGACCGCGCTGGGCAAGAAGATCGAGGAACTGCGGACCATCGAGCGCGAGTACCGGACGCGTCTGCGCGGGTTCCTGGAATCGCAGCTGCGCGAGCTGGACGACCGCGGGTCGGCGGCTCCGGCGTCGGCGTCGTCGAACTCGGGCCAGGCGACCTCCGGGTCCGGCAGCGGGCAGGGCTACTCGTTCGGTCCGCGGGCCGAGGCGGGCTGA